From a single Carassius auratus strain Wakin chromosome 38, ASM336829v1, whole genome shotgun sequence genomic region:
- the sh2d4ba gene encoding SH2 domain-containing protein 4B, whose protein sequence is MVVNSTLFDSKNSAPNIPCSSPSLILERRFWQSRMMQQILRDMFVDPELLAELNEEQRQILFYKIRQEQVRRWTECESHEGGWERPLTKERDENRKSIQWLQGRDGEVWVWVMGDAPGDKPYEMIVKELMEERARRQAQLEAQELWRKKEEEIKQKFRDAITKEKARLVAGKWKEEAEDRKAAKQEEERIREKLKKQEEEERQREEEDIRHAEEKRAKELYMSLEQEQKKSEQRDKEWEDQLRRSKEADEEKTRKARWARDEYKRQSLRAIEKGHVAGLSGHFQKQSHRRHSTFIEPSVSTVSSNEVRPRPGLQRAEPPLYRRRQSRRHSTTATQPLMDSPAWVRTPRPSSREMVILWFTEEQKPKQAGYERNGNAIAPWFHGIISREDSETLLTNAAEGSFLVRVSERIWGYTLSYRTASGFKHFLIDASGDYYSFLGVDQNRHATLADLIDFHKEEIITTTGKELLMEACKRTGPSVDFGGLFP, encoded by the exons ATGGTAGTTAACTCTACCTTGTTTGACTCAAAGAATTCTGCCCCAAATATACCTTGCAGTTCTCCCAGCCTGATCCTAGAGAGGAGATTCTGGCAGTCCAGAATGATGCAACAGATCTTGAGAGACATGTTTGTAGATCCAGAGCTTCTGGCCGAACTAAATGAGGAGCAGAGGCAGATTCTTTTCTACAAAATACGTCAGGAGCAGGTGCGACGATGGACAGAGTGTGAGAGCCACGAAGGAGGCTGGGAAAGACCCCTGACCAAGGAGAGAGATG AAAACAGAAAGAGTATACAGTGGCTGCAGGGCAGAGATGGCGAGGTGTGGGTCTGGGTAATGGGGGACGCCCCTGGAGACAAACCATACGAGATGATTGTCAAAGAACTGATGGAAGAGAGAGCCAGGCGACAGGCTCAGCTAGAAGCCCAAGAGCTGTG GcggaagaaagaagaagaaataaagcaAAAGTTCAGAGATGCCATCACAAAGGAAAAAGCTCGCTTAGTTGCAGGAAAGTGGAAGGAAGAAGCTGAGGACAGGAAGGCAGCCAAACAGGAGGAGGAACGGATAAGGGAGAAACTAAAG aaacaagaggaagaggagaggcaGAGGGAAGAGGAGGACATACGACATGCAGAGGAAAAAAGGGCGAAGGAACTATATATGTCCCTTgagcaagaacaaaaaaaaagtgaacaacgTGACAAAGAGTGGGAGGATCAAT TACGTCGCTCAAAAGAAGCTGATGAGGAGAAGACAAGAAAGGCTCGCTGGGCAAGAGATGAGTATAAGCGCCAGTCACTACGGGCCATAGAGAAAGGCCATGTTGCTGGCCTGAGTGGCCATTTCCAGAAACAATCCCACCGGAGACACAGTACTTTCATTGAACCATCTGTTAGTACTGTTTCTAGTAATGAAGTCCGTCCCAGGCCCGGCCTTCAGCGTGCAGAACCCCCTCTGTACCGGCGCAGGCAAAGCCGCAGACATAGTACAACAGCAACACAACCACTAATGGACAG CCCTGCATGGGTGCGAACACCACGGCCCAGTTCCAGGGAAATGGTTATTCTCTGGTTCACCGAAGAGCAGAAACCAAAACAAGCGGGATACGAACGGAATGGCAATGCTATCGCACCGTggttccacg GTATCATCTCCCGAGAGGACTCCGAGACACTGCTTACGAATGCTGCTGAGGGCTCTTTCTTGGTACGGGTCAGTGAGAGGATCTGGGGCTACACACTGTCCTATCGCACAGCCAGCGGTTTCAAGCATTTCCTTATCGATGCTTCTGGGGACTATTACAGCTTTCTGGGTGTGGACCAAAACCGTCATGCCACCCTTGCTGACCTCATCGACTTCCACAAG GAGGAAATCATCACAACTACAGGGAAAGAGCTGCTGATGGAGGCCTGCAAGCGGACTGGGCCCTCTGTGGATTTCGGCGGGCTTTTCCCATGA
- the tspan14 gene encoding tetraspanin-14, which translates to MHYYRYKNAEVSCCYKYLMFSYNIIFWLAGTAFIAIGFWAWSEKGVLSDLTQVTRLHGFDPVWGVLVVGTVTFILGFAGCVGALRENICLLKFFSGVIGFIFFLELTAAVLAFVFQGQVREWINDFFLANVRAYRDDIDLQNLIDSLQKLNYCCGAKDPNDWNLNVYFNCTTANPSRERCGVPFSCCISDPADTVVNTQCGYDVRKTGNPTQWGQTIYVKGCMMALEEWLPRNLYIVAGVFIVISLLQMVGIFLARTLIGDIEKVKFNYY; encoded by the exons ATGCACTATTACAGATATAAGAATGCAGAGGTCAGCTGTTGCTACAAATACCTCATGTTCagctacaacattatcttttgg CTAGCTGGAACGGCATTCATTGCAATTGGCTTCTGGGCCTGGAGTGAAAAG GGTGTTTTATCAGATCTGACACAAGTTACACGTCTACATGGTTTTGACCCAGTTTGGGGGGTGCTTGTCGTGGGCACAGTCACTTTCATTTTGGGATTTGCTGGGTGTGTTGGAGCTCTCAGGGAAAACATCTGCCTCCTTAAGTTT TTCTCTGGAGTCATTGGCTTCATCTTCTTCCTGGAGTTGACGGCTGCGGTGTTGGCGTTTGTGTTCCAGGGCCAAGTTAGGGAGTGGATCAATGATTTCTTCTTGGCCAATGTAAGGGCCTACAGGGACGACATTGACCTGCAGAATCTGATTGACTCTCTCCAGAAACTG AATTATTGCTGTGGTGCTAAAGACCCCAACGACTGGAatctaaatgtgtattttaactgCACAACTGCTAACCCAAGCAGAGAGAGATGTGGAGTGCCCTTTTCCTGCTGCATCAGCGACCCTGCT GATACAGTGGTGAACACGCAGTGTGGATATGATGTTAGAAAAACTGGCAACCCG actcaATGGGGCCAAACCATTTATGTCAAAGGATGCATGATGGCTTTAGAGGAGTGGCTTCCACGCAATCTCTACATTGTGGCTGGAGTCTTCATAGTCATATCATTGCTACAG ATGGTGGGAATCTTCTTGGCCAGGACGCTGATTGGAGACATTGAAAAAGTCAAATTTAATTATTACTGA